Proteins co-encoded in one Capnocytophaga ochracea DSM 7271 genomic window:
- a CDS encoding suppressor of fused domain protein: MEKTVKRFLDVILEQATPLIASLNKGVSDTQIAVFEAEMGITLPSEVRKLYQTFNGQKEGENDIFFLNGLRFIPLEEIKRTQEHWLEQLESVPNWQSLRFDEEEAIDMCWDKVVKNQFYNPKWIPFLSNGARFMFIDLDPDEEGVIGQIGEIDLVLDSIEASFMDLYHDSMEDWLEFLTDDIEKGIVYYDNEMHSLIEAVSYDEENDLPNIFAPTPDYISEGGSNVYNYSEKDRSDFVLPDRTCVYMDEICDHFEKYIGKIDSVFHEILSEYVHIDVHWIKPTPETPYHVLFTTGMSDYPMYLPEGLDDPNDYSHAELMVYLPVDWPISDEAFKDDDNYWPIYFLKMISRFPHQYKTWMAEGHTIPNGPDAEPIANTDFGCILLMPPYLSAPQDFLKLHTKDGTIINFYCILPIYPEEMDLKLEEGVDELLSLFDEYQISEVIDIHRKNVAL; the protein is encoded by the coding sequence ATGGAAAAAACTGTCAAACGTTTTTTAGACGTAATACTTGAACAAGCAACTCCTCTTATTGCAAGTCTCAACAAAGGCGTTTCGGATACCCAAATAGCGGTATTTGAGGCGGAAATGGGTATTACTTTGCCTTCTGAGGTGAGAAAGCTATACCAGACTTTCAACGGGCAAAAAGAAGGCGAAAACGATATATTCTTCTTAAATGGGTTGCGTTTTATTCCCTTAGAAGAAATCAAACGCACCCAAGAACACTGGCTTGAGCAATTGGAGAGTGTGCCTAATTGGCAGTCACTCCGCTTTGATGAAGAAGAGGCAATTGATATGTGCTGGGACAAGGTAGTGAAAAACCAATTTTATAATCCTAAATGGATTCCGTTCCTCTCCAATGGGGCGCGCTTTATGTTCATAGACCTCGATCCCGATGAAGAAGGCGTGATAGGTCAGATAGGAGAAATAGATTTGGTGTTGGACTCTATAGAAGCCTCTTTTATGGATTTGTACCACGACTCTATGGAAGATTGGCTCGAATTCCTTACTGATGATATCGAAAAGGGAATCGTGTACTACGACAACGAGATGCACTCGCTCATTGAAGCCGTTTCTTATGATGAAGAAAACGATTTGCCTAATATCTTTGCCCCTACCCCCGATTATATATCGGAAGGAGGCTCTAACGTCTATAACTATTCCGAAAAAGATAGAAGCGATTTTGTATTGCCCGACCGTACTTGTGTGTATATGGACGAAATTTGCGACCATTTCGAAAAATATATCGGCAAAATAGACAGCGTTTTCCACGAAATCCTCTCAGAATACGTGCATATAGATGTACATTGGATCAAACCTACCCCCGAAACCCCTTACCACGTGCTTTTTACTACCGGTATGAGCGACTACCCGATGTATTTGCCCGAAGGCTTAGATGACCCGAACGATTATAGCCACGCCGAGTTAATGGTCTATCTCCCCGTCGATTGGCCTATCAGCGATGAGGCTTTTAAAGACGACGATAACTATTGGCCTATCTACTTTCTTAAAATGATATCACGTTTTCCTCATCAGTACAAAACGTGGATGGCAGAAGGGCACACTATCCCCAATGGTCCCGATGCCGAGCCTATTGCTAATACCGATTTCGGTTGTATACTGCTAATGCCCCCTTACTTATCGGCTCCACAGGACTTCTTAAAGTTACACACCAAAGACGGTACAATTATCAATTTCTATTGTATTTTGCCTATTTATCCAGAAGAAATGGATTTAAAATTAGAAGAAGGTGTTGACGAGCTTCTCAGTCTTTTTGATGAATACCAAATCTCCGAAGTTATAGATATTCACCGCAAGAACGTAGCTTTATAA
- a CDS encoding RNA polymerase sigma factor — MAEALAENIVAAKAGKQRAFSWLLDEFWTDVYNFQLKRVNNEVEAEDISIQTFAKAFDKLHTYDEQYSFRTWLFTISKNIHIDNLRKQNESLLHLDREEKQSKTLIDETPIIEDSLIMEQQFDYLLKSIKQMKEPYRTAIQLRYLHEKSYKEIAEEMQSTMSSVKITLLRAKKILAEILKKNR; from the coding sequence ATGGCAGAGGCACTTGCTGAAAATATAGTCGCTGCAAAAGCAGGTAAACAACGAGCTTTTAGCTGGTTGCTAGACGAGTTTTGGACTGATGTGTACAACTTTCAGCTCAAGCGTGTAAATAATGAGGTAGAGGCAGAGGATATTAGCATACAAACATTTGCTAAGGCTTTCGACAAGCTCCATACTTACGATGAACAATACTCATTCCGCACTTGGCTCTTCACTATTTCCAAAAATATTCACATAGATAACCTGAGAAAGCAAAATGAGTCGCTATTGCACTTAGACCGAGAGGAAAAACAATCTAAAACGCTCATAGATGAGACTCCTATCATAGAGGATAGCCTCATTATGGAACAGCAGTTTGATTATTTGCTAAAGAGTATAAAACAAATGAAAGAGCCTTACCGAACGGCAATACAACTGCGCTATCTGCACGAAAAAAGCTATAAAGAGATTGCCGAAGAAATGCAATCAACGATGAGCAGTGTGAAGATTACCCTGCTAAGAGCTAAGAAGATACTAGCAGAGATATTAAAGAAAAACAGATGA
- the bshB1 gene encoding bacillithiol biosynthesis deacetylase BshB1 codes for MKLDILAFGAHPDDVELGAAGTIAKEISLGRTVGIIDLTQGELGTRGSAEIRHQEATKAKELLGAIVRENLKFRDGFFVNDEAHQMEIIKKIRQYQPEIVLCNAIDDRHIDHGKGSKLVSDACFLSGLRRIESTLDGVAQMAWRPKVVYHYIQWKNTVPDFVVDITGFMEAKVNAVLAYSSQFYDSNSNEPTTPISDRNFLDSVTYRARDWGRLIGTDFAEGFTCERVPAVESLFSLR; via the coding sequence ATGAAATTAGATATATTAGCTTTTGGGGCGCACCCCGATGATGTAGAATTAGGGGCTGCAGGCACCATTGCCAAAGAGATTAGCTTAGGCAGGACGGTAGGCATTATCGACTTAACACAAGGCGAATTAGGTACGCGTGGCAGTGCCGAAATACGCCATCAAGAGGCAACTAAAGCCAAAGAGCTATTAGGAGCAATAGTACGCGAGAATTTAAAATTCCGTGATGGCTTTTTTGTAAATGATGAAGCTCACCAAATGGAGATTATCAAGAAAATACGTCAATATCAGCCCGAAATAGTGCTTTGCAATGCTATAGACGACCGCCATATCGACCACGGCAAAGGTAGCAAACTAGTGAGTGACGCTTGTTTTCTCAGCGGTTTACGACGTATTGAAAGTACTCTCGATGGTGTAGCACAAATGGCTTGGCGTCCTAAAGTAGTGTATCACTACATTCAGTGGAAGAATACAGTCCCTGATTTTGTGGTAGATATCACAGGATTTATGGAAGCCAAAGTGAATGCCGTATTGGCGTACAGCTCTCAGTTTTACGACAGCAATAGTAATGAACCTACCACTCCTATTTCGGACAGGAATTTTTTAGACAGCGTTACTTACAGAGCACGCGACTGGGGCAGGCTAATTGGTACAGATTTTGCGGAAGGTTTTACTTGTGAGAGAGTTCCCGCCGTAGAGAGCCTTTTTTCTCTCAGATAA
- a CDS encoding VirK/YbjX family protein, translating to MTTRKLLHDALALTEHSFANENPKYIKKQKNKILFHTLLNIPFAKKWFSLIQSEEYKWVLSHRPRIYFKPFRVYMSTKWGKKERTKALLSCYAFIKQQPFLTRVIQEEKPIKLAEFTMKYNGEKGQIYLGYNERFRKEGELVVSLHCDSYQEAICEASFVIDKENEGWVCRIGCVQGNKSAETENAIKELQKQMYALRPKALMIFIIQELSRQLGCTALYGVGSKIQAHNKKHFIHIEWLHKLSFSYDTLWKEADGIPDKDGWFKLPIEMHCKPMEEIKSSKRSLYRYRYEMLNKIATEIKETINK from the coding sequence ATGACGACAAGAAAACTACTACACGATGCTTTAGCTTTGACAGAACATAGTTTTGCCAACGAAAATCCTAAATACATCAAAAAACAAAAGAACAAGATACTCTTCCACACCTTGTTAAATATCCCATTTGCTAAAAAATGGTTCAGCTTGATACAATCAGAAGAGTATAAATGGGTGCTTTCACACCGTCCTCGTATTTATTTTAAGCCTTTTAGGGTGTATATGTCTACCAAATGGGGCAAGAAAGAACGAACTAAAGCCTTGCTGAGTTGTTATGCTTTTATCAAGCAACAGCCTTTTTTGACGCGTGTTATCCAAGAAGAAAAGCCTATCAAATTGGCTGAGTTCACAATGAAATACAACGGCGAAAAGGGACAAATATACCTCGGATACAATGAACGTTTCCGCAAAGAGGGAGAATTAGTGGTCTCGTTGCATTGTGATAGTTATCAGGAGGCTATCTGTGAAGCTTCTTTTGTGATTGACAAAGAAAATGAGGGATGGGTATGTCGTATAGGCTGTGTGCAAGGTAATAAAAGTGCCGAAACCGAGAATGCTATCAAGGAATTACAAAAACAAATGTATGCTCTTCGTCCTAAAGCCCTGATGATATTTATCATTCAGGAACTTAGCAGGCAATTAGGCTGCACTGCTTTGTATGGGGTAGGCAGTAAAATTCAGGCACATAACAAAAAACACTTTATCCATATAGAATGGTTGCACAAACTCTCTTTTAGTTATGACACGCTGTGGAAAGAAGCCGATGGCATTCCCGATAAAGATGGGTGGTTCAAGCTCCCTATTGAAATGCACTGCAAACCAATGGAAGAAATCAAATCGAGCAAGAGGTCGCTCTACCGCTATAGGTATGAGATGTTAAACAAAATTGCAACAGAAATAAAAGAGACAATTAACAAATAA
- a CDS encoding polysaccharide deacetylase family protein, with the protein MIYLSFDIEEFDMPKEYGYDIAFERQIAISREGLTAILDLLKKHNAKATFFSTVVFAQQVPDLIERLLSEGHELASHTYYHSEFENAHLKSSKEALEQQFGVTIEGLRMPRMLEVSAEEVKKAGYQYNSSVNPTFLPGRYNKLHVPKRFFKENGLWQIPTAVSWFRIPLFWLSFHNFPLWIYKFLLNRCVASTGYATLYFHPWEFTNLHQKEFNFPAYVMRNSGEQMIARFEQLLQYIDKKGWKTSLYKQLTIEN; encoded by the coding sequence ATGATTTATTTAAGTTTCGACATAGAAGAGTTTGATATGCCCAAGGAATACGGCTACGACATTGCTTTCGAGCGACAAATAGCCATTTCACGTGAGGGGCTTACCGCTATATTAGATCTGCTCAAAAAACACAACGCCAAGGCTACTTTCTTTTCAACAGTAGTCTTTGCCCAGCAAGTCCCCGACCTTATAGAGCGACTTCTCAGCGAAGGGCACGAATTAGCCTCACACACTTATTATCATTCCGAATTTGAAAATGCACACCTCAAAAGTTCTAAAGAAGCTTTAGAACAACAATTTGGGGTAACTATTGAGGGATTGCGTATGCCGAGAATGCTTGAAGTAAGTGCTGAGGAGGTAAAAAAAGCCGGTTATCAATACAATTCATCGGTAAATCCTACTTTTTTACCAGGAAGATACAACAAATTACACGTACCAAAGCGTTTTTTCAAAGAAAATGGCTTATGGCAAATCCCTACAGCGGTAAGTTGGTTTAGAATTCCTCTATTTTGGTTATCATTTCATAATTTTCCTTTGTGGATTTATAAGTTTTTGCTGAATAGATGTGTAGCTTCTACAGGCTATGCTACTTTGTACTTCCATCCTTGGGAATTTACAAATTTACACCAAAAAGAATTTAATTTTCCTGCTTATGTAATGCGTAACAGTGGTGAGCAGATGATAGCACGCTTCGAGCAGTTGTTGCAATATATTGATAAAAAAGGCTGGAAAACGAGCCTCTATAAACAATTAACAATCGAGAATTAA
- the uraH gene encoding hydroxyisourate hydrolase, whose amino-acid sequence MRNPILILLILFNTFIQAQEKYQLSSHILDISQGKPAPNVKIALSKQDKNQNWVLIDEKYTDNNGRIKDFLKEESNKNNNGVYKLTFYITPYFEKLKQKTFYPFIEVVFEIKDNQHYHIPITLSPYGYSTYRGN is encoded by the coding sequence ATGAGAAATCCAATTCTAATATTGCTAATACTTTTTAACACATTTATCCAAGCACAAGAGAAATATCAATTATCAAGTCATATTTTAGATATTTCACAAGGCAAACCTGCTCCAAATGTAAAGATAGCTCTATCTAAGCAAGATAAAAATCAAAACTGGGTATTGATAGATGAGAAATACACAGATAACAATGGGAGAATTAAAGATTTTTTGAAAGAAGAATCTAATAAAAATAATAATGGGGTTTATAAACTCACTTTTTATATTACTCCTTATTTTGAAAAGTTGAAACAAAAAACATTTTATCCCTTTATAGAAGTAGTTTTTGAGATAAAAGATAATCAACATTATCACATCCCGATTACATTATCTCCATATGGTTATTCTACTTACAGAGGAAACTAA
- a CDS encoding glycosyltransferase family 2 protein: MKTIEIIVPCYNESENIRPLYEAIKSVFTEKLSDYSYTLLFVNDGSSDNSLEVLKSLVESDVRVKYLSFSRNFGHQLAVKAGLDHSFADAVISMDCDLQHPPALLPELIAKWEEGYQVVATLRTYPADTPKEKQKSSQQFYKLLNLLSDIEIKEGSADFRLLDQSVVEVIRSMRENEPFLRGIVPWVGFRQTYIPYTAASRFAGESKYTVKKMLQLAITGVTAFSIKPLYFAVFLGFVFSALSLLYIPYVIYAFASGTEISGWASLIMTIVFFGGLQLIILGIIGIYIGKIFKQTKDRPCYIIQEEKL, from the coding sequence ATGAAAACAATAGAAATAATAGTACCGTGTTATAACGAAAGTGAAAATATACGTCCGTTATATGAGGCTATAAAGAGTGTCTTTACTGAAAAACTCTCTGATTATAGCTATACTTTGCTTTTTGTGAACGACGGCAGCAGCGATAATTCTCTTGAGGTGCTCAAATCTTTAGTTGAAAGTGATGTGCGCGTGAAATATCTATCGTTTTCGCGTAACTTTGGTCATCAATTAGCAGTAAAAGCAGGATTAGACCACTCGTTTGCTGATGCTGTTATCTCTATGGATTGCGATTTGCAACACCCTCCTGCCCTTTTACCCGAACTCATTGCCAAATGGGAAGAAGGCTATCAAGTAGTCGCAACTTTGCGTACCTATCCCGCGGATACCCCTAAAGAGAAACAAAAAAGCTCTCAACAGTTTTACAAACTTCTCAATCTGCTTTCGGATATAGAAATCAAAGAAGGTTCAGCTGATTTTAGACTCTTAGACCAATCAGTGGTAGAGGTCATTCGCTCGATGAGAGAAAATGAACCTTTCTTGCGAGGCATCGTACCTTGGGTAGGATTTCGCCAAACTTATATCCCTTACACTGCAGCTTCTCGTTTTGCAGGTGAAAGTAAATACACGGTTAAGAAGATGCTACAATTAGCAATTACAGGTGTTACTGCTTTCAGCATCAAACCCTTATATTTCGCTGTATTTTTAGGCTTTGTATTTTCTGCCCTATCACTATTGTACATTCCTTACGTGATATACGCCTTTGCAAGTGGTACTGAAATATCGGGCTGGGCTTCACTGATTATGACGATTGTTTTCTTTGGCGGGTTACAACTCATCATTTTAGGTATCATAGGTATTTACATAGGAAAAATCTTTAAACAAACTAAAGACCGACCTTGTTATATTATTCAAGAAGAAAAATTGTAA
- a CDS encoding glycosyltransferase family 87 protein — protein MLKKLFENYRFITILWFALALATVVQNVWIACKFNNYLIFDGVFWHTLKQLPLYLPYPDEYFDTNHYGIFFSAVIAPFALLPKWIGCTLWIIANTAFLYWAIRQLPLSKKAIIAILLIAAHDLYTAAAMQQFNISVIALLVGAFVFIERRQSHWATLLIVIGTLTKIYGIVGLAFFFFAKDKWRFIWSGLFWLIALFCLPMLYSSPDYVVSQYFDWYASLAEKNVSNLNTTTYNLQNLSLLGFLQRTGIYNNNSIVILIGLGLFALPYLRIQQYKNLNFRLLLLASVSIFLCLFSTGTENSTYVIAYVGIGIWFMVSELHPKLKITLLVLAMLGSLSPTDLFKPLKEPYIIRYSLRAVPVTLVWLAIVYEMLFIQVRDKKDENNRNNSTVL, from the coding sequence ATGCTAAAAAAACTATTTGAAAATTACCGCTTTATAACAATACTATGGTTTGCTCTTGCGCTGGCAACTGTGGTGCAGAACGTGTGGATAGCATGCAAGTTCAACAACTACCTAATTTTTGATGGGGTGTTTTGGCATACTCTCAAGCAATTGCCCCTCTACCTTCCTTACCCCGATGAGTATTTCGATACAAATCATTACGGTATCTTTTTCAGTGCAGTTATAGCTCCTTTTGCCTTGTTACCCAAGTGGATAGGTTGTACTTTGTGGATAATAGCAAATACAGCTTTCTTGTATTGGGCAATTAGGCAATTGCCTCTCTCTAAAAAAGCGATCATTGCCATACTGCTTATTGCTGCACACGATTTGTATACTGCGGCAGCTATGCAACAGTTTAATATCAGCGTGATAGCACTATTAGTAGGTGCTTTTGTGTTTATAGAACGCAGGCAGAGTCATTGGGCAACCTTGCTCATTGTAATAGGCACACTCACCAAAATCTACGGCATTGTAGGCTTAGCATTTTTCTTCTTTGCTAAGGACAAATGGCGATTTATTTGGTCAGGATTATTTTGGCTCATCGCTTTATTTTGTTTGCCAATGCTCTACTCTTCACCCGATTATGTAGTTTCTCAGTATTTTGATTGGTATGCTTCTTTGGCTGAAAAGAATGTATCCAACCTAAATACCACCACTTACAACCTGCAAAACCTATCACTTTTAGGCTTTTTGCAACGCACAGGGATTTATAACAACAACAGTATAGTCATTCTCATTGGATTAGGGCTGTTTGCTCTGCCTTATTTGCGCATTCAGCAGTACAAAAATCTCAATTTTAGATTGCTATTATTAGCTTCAGTGAGTATTTTCCTATGTTTGTTTAGTACAGGCACTGAAAATAGCACTTATGTAATAGCTTATGTGGGAATTGGGATATGGTTTATGGTAAGTGAGCTCCATCCTAAACTCAAAATAACCTTATTGGTATTGGCTATGTTAGGCTCACTCTCCCCTACTGATTTATTCAAACCACTGAAAGAACCTTACATTATCCGATATTCACTAAGAGCTGTACCTGTAACCTTGGTTTGGCTTGCAATAGTGTATGAAATGTTATTTATTCAGGTAAGAGATAAAAAAGATGAAAACAATAGAAATAATAGTACCGTGTTATAA
- a CDS encoding glutathione peroxidase encodes MKYFIFIITLFTLTMENLQAQNNADNQTIYQFTVEDINGKPFVLADLKGKKVMIVNTASKCGLTPQYKELEALYKQYKDKDFVIIGFPANNFLGQEPGSNEQIASFCSINYGVTFPMMSKISVKGKNMHPLYQFLTQKSKNGVEDSKVKWNFQKYLIGRDGKLEKVIDPKTLPSSDEVIQWIEK; translated from the coding sequence ATGAAATACTTCATTTTTATTATCACTTTATTCACCCTCACTATGGAAAATCTACAAGCTCAAAACAACGCTGATAATCAAACTATTTATCAGTTTACTGTAGAAGATATCAATGGCAAACCCTTTGTCCTTGCCGACCTCAAAGGCAAGAAAGTAATGATTGTTAATACTGCGTCAAAATGCGGTCTCACTCCCCAATACAAAGAGCTTGAAGCCCTCTATAAGCAGTATAAAGACAAAGATTTTGTCATTATAGGATTCCCCGCTAATAATTTCTTAGGGCAAGAACCTGGTAGTAATGAACAAATTGCTTCATTTTGCAGTATCAACTATGGAGTAACATTCCCGATGATGAGCAAAATATCGGTAAAAGGAAAGAATATGCACCCTCTATATCAGTTTCTTACACAAAAATCAAAGAACGGAGTAGAAGATTCTAAAGTAAAATGGAATTTTCAAAAATACCTCATTGGCAGAGATGGCAAGTTAGAAAAGGTAATCGACCCTAAAACTTTACCATCCAGTGATGAAGTAATACAATGGATTGAAAAATAA
- a CDS encoding DUF4254 domain-containing protein produces MFSEKAFKIFEESIAQYHIADDVYQPFVNPYPSTDLLNHLLYRKNWIDTVQWHYEDIIRDPNIDPVVALDLKRKIDASNQDRTDMVEYIDSYFLDLYKEVKPLPEATINTESPAWAVDRLSILALKIYHMQEEVNRPDATPEHRAKCQEKLNVLLEQKKDLSTALNQLLDDIAAGRKYMKVYKQMKMYNDEELNPVLRKK; encoded by the coding sequence ATGTTTTCAGAAAAAGCCTTTAAAATATTTGAAGAAAGTATCGCGCAATACCACATTGCGGACGATGTATATCAGCCTTTTGTAAACCCTTATCCATCAACTGACTTGCTCAATCACTTGCTTTATCGCAAGAATTGGATTGACACCGTGCAATGGCATTATGAGGATATTATTCGCGACCCGAACATCGACCCAGTGGTAGCCCTCGACCTCAAACGCAAAATCGATGCTTCTAACCAGGATCGTACCGATATGGTAGAGTATATAGATAGCTACTTTTTAGACTTGTATAAGGAGGTGAAACCACTTCCTGAGGCTACTATCAACACCGAGAGTCCTGCGTGGGCAGTGGATAGGCTTTCAATTTTAGCACTGAAAATCTATCATATGCAGGAAGAAGTAAACCGCCCCGATGCCACTCCTGAGCATCGTGCTAAATGCCAAGAAAAACTCAATGTACTGCTCGAACAGAAAAAAGATCTTTCAACGGCTCTCAACCAACTTTTAGACGATATCGCTGCCGGTCGCAAGTATATGAAAGTCTATAAACAAATGAAGATGTACAATGATGAGGAGTTGAACCCCGTTTTGAGAAAAAAATAA
- a CDS encoding succinate dehydrogenase/fumarate reductase iron-sulfur subunit has product MATMNLTLKVWRQKNSQEKGRMVDYKVTNISDHMSFLEMLDVLNEQLIEKGEEPVAFDHDCREGICGMCSLFINGEAHGPDRGVTTCQLHMRMFKDGDTITIEPWRATAFPVIKDLMVDRTAFERIQQAGGYISVNTSGNTQDANAIPIPKRDADRSMDAAACIGCGACVATCKNSSAMLFVAAKVSQFALLPQGRVEATERVLNMVNQMEHEGFGNCTNTGACEVECPKGISLENIARLNREYLKASIR; this is encoded by the coding sequence ATGGCAACGATGAACCTAACACTCAAAGTGTGGCGACAAAAAAACTCGCAAGAGAAAGGTCGTATGGTAGATTATAAAGTAACCAACATTTCAGACCATATGTCTTTTTTGGAAATGTTGGATGTACTCAACGAACAACTCATTGAAAAAGGAGAAGAACCTGTAGCATTCGACCACGATTGCCGTGAAGGTATTTGCGGTATGTGCTCTCTCTTCATCAATGGGGAAGCTCACGGACCCGACCGTGGGGTAACTACTTGTCAGTTGCATATGCGTATGTTCAAAGATGGTGATACCATCACTATTGAACCTTGGCGCGCTACTGCTTTCCCTGTTATCAAAGACTTGATGGTAGATAGAACTGCTTTTGAACGCATTCAACAAGCAGGGGGATATATCTCTGTGAACACTTCTGGTAATACCCAAGATGCCAACGCTATTCCTATCCCTAAACGCGATGCCGACCGCTCTATGGATGCTGCGGCTTGTATAGGTTGTGGGGCTTGTGTGGCTACTTGTAAAAACTCTTCGGCTATGCTGTTTGTGGCTGCCAAAGTATCGCAATTTGCCCTCCTTCCTCAAGGTCGTGTAGAGGCTACTGAGCGTGTACTCAATATGGTAAACCAAATGGAGCACGAAGGTTTTGGTAACTGTACCAATACAGGAGCTTGCGAAGTAGAATGCCCTAAAGGTATTTCACTTGAAAATATTGCACGCCTCAACCGTGAATACCTCAAAGCAAGTATTCGATAA